One window of the Triticum dicoccoides isolate Atlit2015 ecotype Zavitan chromosome 3B, WEW_v2.0, whole genome shotgun sequence genome contains the following:
- the LOC119275842 gene encoding uncharacterized protein LOC119275842 has product MTQKQTMFKGQTKKKSIPPSRHGKAPHIRKGKRAVKPTKCTKDMDADKDLTKFINHANEIKAANKASKEGGDLSIVKSDADTSNSKQ; this is encoded by the exons ATGACGCAGAAGCAGACCATGTTCAAGGGGCAGACCAAGAAGAAGTCCATCCCTCCCAGCCGCCATGGCAAGGCGCCCCACATCCGCAAAG GGAAGAGGGCCGTGAAGCCGACCAAGTGCACCAAGGACATGGACGCCGACAAG GACCTCACAAAGTTCATCAACCATGCTAATGAAATAAAAGCTGCAAATAAGGCTAGCAAAGAAGGTGGCGACCTCAGCATAGTGAAGTCCGACGCGGATACTTCCAACTCGAAGCAGTAG